A single region of the Stegostoma tigrinum isolate sSteTig4 chromosome 8, sSteTig4.hap1, whole genome shotgun sequence genome encodes:
- the LOC125456521 gene encoding interferon-induced protein 44-like, whose product MFQRASTRRGVIPRLTTAEQKQLCKLLGKVNFHLLYKASVHGFHKDYLHAKCKDQGSTLTVGYNESGFVFGGYRTENFAVGSVVDNKAFLFRLNTNMAGGEPLKFPVRQGAVAVCDNFKEAPNFGNSLLFQLDYRKITGQSTGSYDVTNNVLFGNDEDLVEVEVYRVEEIRDPWRNITWTTQRKQELLKIITDYKPYVSSVRKARVLLIGPVGGGKSSFINSVNSIFRGHVTHRTLVGSGARSTTTVYTTYSFRGIHGTSPPLILCDTMGLAEDTEAGMHSDDIISIIKGYVYNKYKFNVDCPFKVGDNALKTIDEKVHCVAYVIDGSKATILSNEMKRKICDIRSRINELEIPQVVLLTKVDEECPMVGKDVETVYQSDLIEKKVMEVGEQLGIAVSYILPVKNYWSELELQYATDILILSAVVQMLRFADDYFENIV is encoded by the exons ATGTTTCAAAGG GCTTCAACTAGGCGTGGTGTCATACCTCGGCTCACGACAGCTGAACAGAAACAATTGTGTAAACTTCTTGGGAAAGTGAACTTCCATTTACTTTACAAAGCAAGTGTTCATGGATTCCACAAAGACTATCTCCACGCCAAATGTAAAGACCAAGGATCAACATTAACTGTTGGGTACAATGAGTCGGGTTTTGTTTTTGGAGGCTACAGGACGGAAAATTTTGCTGTTGGGTCTGTAGTGGATAACAAGGCTTTCCTTTTTCGACTGAATACAAATATGGCAGGAGGAGAACCACTAAAGTTTCCTGTGAGACAAGGTGCTGTGGCAGTTTGTGATAATTTCAAAGAGGCTCCCAATTTTGGAAACAGTCTTTTATTTCAGCTGGATTATAGAAAAATCACAGGCCAATCCACTGGCTCCTACGATGTTACAAACAATGTCCTGTTTGGCAATGATGAAGATCTCGTTGAAGTTGAGGTTTACCGGGTGGAAG AGATAAGAGATCCCTGGAGGAACATAACTTGGACAACACA GAGAAAGCAAGAATTGCTGAAAATCATCACGGACTATAAGCCATATGTAAGCTCTGTGCGAAAGGCACGGGTTTTACTAATTGGACCAGTTGGAGGAGGAAAGTCGAGTTTCATCAACTCTGTCAATTCGATTTTCCGTGGTCATGTCACCCATCGGACTTTGGTTGGAAGTGGAGCGAGAAGCACAACAACAGTG TACACAACATACTCCTTCAGAGGAATCCATGGCACATCTCCCCCTCTGATCCTTTGTGATACAATGGGActtgcagaagacactgaagCAGGGATGCACAGTGATGATATTATCAGCATCATCAAAGGATATGTTTATAACAAGTATAAG TTTAATGTAGACTGCCCATTCAAAGTTGGTGACAATGCATTAAAGACTATTGATGAGAAGGTACATTGTGTTGCGTATGTGATTGATGGGAGTAAAGCCACCATACTGTCCaatgaaatgaaaaggaaaatttgTGACATTCGATCAAGGATTAATGAATTGG AGATTCCACAGGTTGTCTTATTAACAAAAGTGGATGAAGAGTGCCCAATGgttgggaaagatgtggaaactgtTTACcagagtgatctcattgaaaagaaG GTGATGGAGGTTGGGGAACAACTTGGTATTGCAGTTTCATACATACTTCCTGTGAAAAATTATTGGTCAGAACTTGAGCTTCAATATGCTACAGATATTTTAATACTATCCGCTGTGGTACAGATGTTACGTTTTGCAGATGATTATTTTGAGAATATAGTTTAA